The genome window CACTGGGGGCATTGATCAACGGCATGCACTTTCGAAGTCAAGCGCCCGCACCAGCGCCGGAATGCAGCTAGAGTTACTCACAGGGGCGGAAGACTACAGATAGTCGCTATCAATGGCTGCTTGCAGGACGCTGTTAGCAGCAGAAAGTGATTGCCGTGTCTTGGGTGAGGCAACGATCCGCAGCGGCTACCTTTACACCCATGGCACCGCCCAGTGCTGCAAATATGGCCAGCACCGAATAGCATGAATTACCCTGGGCAGCACGATAGCGGAGAGCGGGATGCCATGCCGTGTGTTGGGCAACGCCGATCAGGCGGAACCGAACAATATCATCGGCACCAGCATTTCACGCGCTGCGACCAGCGCTACCAACTGCACAACGGGCAGGCTATGACCGAAGTACCAACTGCCGTAGGCAGCACTGCGGCGAGGTCATCTACTTGGCGAAGGCAATAAAAAAGCCGGCTTGCGCCGGCTTTTTTACTTGAAGCTGCTTATTCAGCAGCTTCTACTGCAACTGCTTCTTCTGCACGATCCACCAGTTCAACCAGTGCCATCGGAGCGTTGTCGCCCTGACGGAAGCCGTACTTCAGAATACGCACATAGCCACCATTGCGGTTAGCAAAACGTGGGCCGAGTTCGTCAAACAGTTTTACAACCATTTCACGATCACGAGTGCGGTCAAAAGCCAGACGACGGTTGGCCAGCGATGGCTTCTTACCCAAGGTAATCAGCGGCTCGGCGACACGGCGCAGTTCTTTGGCCTTTGGCAGAGTAGTCACGATCACTTCGTGACGCAGCAACGAGTTAGCCATATTGCGAAGCATCGCAAGACGGTGGCTGCTCGTACGGTTCAATTTACGATTACTGTTACGATGACGCATTTTAGTGTCCTTTTATCCCGACTTACGGCTTCTCAAGACCAGCCGGTGGCCAGTTCTCAAGTTTCATGCCAAGGGTCAGGCCTTTAGAAGCGAGAACTTCCTTGATCTCATTCAGAGACTTGCGACCAAGGTTCGGAGTCTTCAGCAGCTCGGTTTCCGTACGCTGAATGAGATCACCGATGTAGTAAATGTTCTCTGCCTTCAGACAGTTGGCGGAACGTACCGTAAGTTCGAGATCGTCAACCGGACGCAGCAAGATCGGATCGATCGGCGGCGCCTTTTCAACGATTTCCTCAACTGCGGTGCCTTGCAAGTCTGCAAAAATCGACAGCTGATCAACCAGGATGCGGGCAGCAATACGCACTGCTTCTTCCGGCTCGATCACGCCATTGGTCTCGATGTCCAGCACCAGACGGTCAAGGTCTGTGCGCTGCTCCACACGGGCGCTCTCAACATTGAAGCTGCAGCGGTTCACCGGGGAGAACGAAGCATCGAGCTGGATGGTGCCGATGGTACGGTTGTCATCATGGCTGATGCGGGCGGAAACTGGCTGGTAGCCACGACCCTTCTCAACTTTGACTTCCATATCAATCTTGCCGCCAACCGACAGGTTGCAGATGACGTGATCAGGGTTGATCACCTCAACATCGTGCGGCAATTCCAGATCACCAGCCAAGACAGGGCCTTCACCTTCCTTTTTCAAGGAAAGAATGACACTGTCACGACCATGCAGTTTGAGTACTACACCCTTCAGGTTCAGAAGAATGTCGACGACATCCTCCCGAACACCGTCAAGAGCGGAATACTCATGCAAAACGCCAGCAATAGTAACTTCGGTCGGTGCGTAACCAGGCATCGACGAGAGCAGAATCCGGCGCAGGGCGTTACCCAGAGTATGGGCATAACCACGCTCGAACGGCTCCATCGACACACGGGCGTGTGTAGCCGAAACCGGCTGCACATCGATCAAACGCGGTTTCAGAAATTCCGAAGCGCTGTTTTGCATAGTCATTCCTTAAGAGCTAGCGATTACTTGGAGTAATATTCCACAACGAGCTGCTCGTTGATATCGCTAGACAGCTCGGAACGCTCAGGAGCAGTCTTGAAGACACCTTCCATCTTCTTGCTGTCAACAGCAACCCACGAAGGGAAGCCGATTTGCTCGGCAAGAGCCAAGCCTTCCTGAATACGCACTTGCTTCTTGGACTTTTCGCGAATAGCAACAACGTCGCCTGCTTTCACCTGGAAAGAAGGAATATTCACAATCTGACCATTCACAGTGATTGCCTTGTGGCTAACCAGCTGACGTGCTTCAGCACGGGTAGAACCAAAGCCCATGCGATAAACAACGTTGTCCAGACGGGCTTCAAGGATCTTCAGCAGGTTTTCACCGGTGGAGCCTTGACGACGAGCTGCTTCAGCAAAGTACTTACGGAATTGACGTTCCATAATGCCGTAAATACGACGAACTTTCTGCTTTTCACGCAGCTGTACACCATAGTCAGACAGACGGCCTTTTTTCGCGCCGTGCTGACCAGGAGGGGTATCAAGCTTACACTTGGAATCAAGTGCGCGACGGGCACTCTTCAGGAAGAGATCAGTCCCTTCGCGACGAGCAAGCTTACATTTTGGGCCAATATAACGTGCCATGTTCTCAGACTCTCCGGATTAGATACGACGTTTCTTGGGAGGGCGACATCCGTTGTGTGGTACCGGAGTCACGTCGGAGATGCTGGTAACTTTGAAGCCAAGGGCGTTCAGGGCACGCACGGAGGATTCACGACCAGGGCCTGGGCCCTTGATACGAACCTCAAGGTTCTTTACACCATATTCTTGGGCAACTTTACCAGCGTGCTCTGCAGCTACCTGAGCTGCAAACGGTGTACTTTTACGCGAGCCTTTAAAACCAGCACCGCCGGAGGTAGCCCAAGACAAAGCATTCCCTTGACGGTCAGTGATGGTGATGATGGTGTTATTAAAGGAAGCGTGAACGTGGACGATGCCATCGCTTACGCTTTTGCGTACCTTTTTGCGTACACGCACTGCTGTGTTTGCTTTAGCCATTATCTATGTTCCTTATTACTTCTTGCCGGCGATCGGCTTGCGCGGACCCTTACGGGTACGTGCATTCGTGCGGGTGCGCTGACCACGGCAAGGCAGACCGCGACGATGGCGGAAACCGCGATAAGAACCCATGTCCATCAAACGCTTGATGCTCATGGTAATTTCGCGACGCAGGTCACCTTCAACAGTGAACTTGCTGACTTCTACACGCAGAGATTCCATCTCGGCTTCGGTCAAATCCTTGATCTTGGAAGAAGGATTAACACTCGCGGAAGCACAAATGAGCTTCGCACGAGTAGAACCGATGCCATAGATAGCCTGCAGGCCGATAACGGCATGCGCATGATTGGGGATGTTTACCCCTGCAATACGGGCCATTCTCTTTCCTTAAGCTTTACGAGCTTGAAAAGGTTGCGATTGTAACATACGAAAACCCGGCTAACAAATGTTAGCCTTGTTTTTGTTTGTGACGCGGATCAGTGCAGATCACTCGTACCACACGATTGCGGCGAATGATTTTGCAGTTACGGCAAATTTTCTTTACCGAAGGTTGTACACGCATTTCAGTTCCTTTCTATCTGAAAAGAGCAAGTGCGACTACTTCGCACGGAACACAATACGGGCACGGGACAAATCATAAGGTGTCATTTCTACTGTCACCTTATCTCCCGGCAGGATGCGGATGTAGTGCATCCGCATCTTTCCGGAAATATACCCGAGCACAATGTGTCCATTCTCGAGCTTGACCTTGAAAGTTGCGCTAGGCAAATTTTCCAGGATCTCGCCCTGCATCTGGATGGTATCTTCTTTAGCCATAAAACTGCTACCGTTGACCGTCAGCGACCGGATGCGCCCTTGAAGTTGGCCTTCTTGAGCAATCCGTCATACTGGTGAGACAACACGTAGGACTGAACTTGTGCCATGAAGTCCATTGTCACGACAACAATGATCAACAGCGAAGTTCCACCAAAGTAGAATGGTACATTCCACTTCAGGATAAGGAACTCGGGCAACAAGCAAACCAGTGTGATGTAGATCGCACCAATAAGTGTTAGACGGAGAATGATTTTCTCAATATAACGCGACGTCTGCTCACCCGGACGGATACCCGGAATGAACGCACCGCTTTTCTTCAGGTTATCAGCCGTTTCCTTGGGGTTGAACACAAGGGCGGTATAGAAGTAACAGAAGAAAACGATAGCAGCAGCATAGAGCAGAACATACAGCGGCTGACCAGGATGCAATTTGTCTGCAACAGACTTCAGCACACCCAAGCCTTCGGTATTACCAAACCAGCCCAGTACGGTTGCCGGGAAAAGAATGATGCTGGATGCAAAAATCGGCGGGATGACCCCGGCCATATTCAGCTTCAGCGGCAGATGCGTCGACTGGCCCTGCATTACACGGTTGCCGACCTGTCGCTTGGCGTAGTTGACCAGCACTTTACGTTGGCCGCGTTCAACGAACACCACCAGGTAAGTGACAGCAATCACACCCGCAAACAAGGCAATCGCCAGCAGGATGGACAACGAGCCCTGGCTGGCCAGGGTCAGTGTCTTACCGATCGATCCGGGTATGCCAGCGGCGATACCCGAACAGATGATCAACGAAATACCATTTCCCAAACCACGTTCGGTAATCTGCTCGCCCAGCCACATGAGGAACATGGTGCCGGTGACCAGGGTCACCACTGTCGTTACATAAAACTCGGTCTGACCACTCAGTACCAGCTCCGGTTGCTTGAACAGCATGACAGCAATACCGAAACTCTGGAACGTAGCCAAAAAGAGCGTTGCATAACGCGTGTACTGAGTGATTTTGCGACGGCCAGCATCACCCTCCTTCTTCAACTGCTTCAGCGTTGGAACAATTTCTGAAGCCAGTTGAAGAATGATGGAGGCGGAGATGTACGGCATGATGCCTAGGGCAAACACCGAAAATCTCGACAGGGCACCGCCCGAAAA of Vogesella indigofera contains these proteins:
- the rplQ gene encoding 50S ribosomal protein L17, yielding MRHRNSNRKLNRTSSHRLAMLRNMANSLLRHEVIVTTLPKAKELRRVAEPLITLGKKPSLANRRLAFDRTRDREMVVKLFDELGPRFANRNGGYVRILKYGFRQGDNAPMALVELVDRAEEAVAVEAAE
- a CDS encoding DNA-directed RNA polymerase subunit alpha, whose translation is MQNSASEFLKPRLIDVQPVSATHARVSMEPFERGYAHTLGNALRRILLSSMPGYAPTEVTIAGVLHEYSALDGVREDVVDILLNLKGVVLKLHGRDSVILSLKKEGEGPVLAGDLELPHDVEVINPDHVICNLSVGGKIDMEVKVEKGRGYQPVSARISHDDNRTIGTIQLDASFSPVNRCSFNVESARVEQRTDLDRLVLDIETNGVIEPEEAVRIAARILVDQLSIFADLQGTAVEEIVEKAPPIDPILLRPVDDLELTVRSANCLKAENIYYIGDLIQRTETELLKTPNLGRKSLNEIKEVLASKGLTLGMKLENWPPAGLEKP
- the rpsD gene encoding 30S ribosomal protein S4 — protein: MARYIGPKCKLARREGTDLFLKSARRALDSKCKLDTPPGQHGAKKGRLSDYGVQLREKQKVRRIYGIMERQFRKYFAEAARRQGSTGENLLKILEARLDNVVYRMGFGSTRAEARQLVSHKAITVNGQIVNIPSFQVKAGDVVAIREKSKKQVRIQEGLALAEQIGFPSWVAVDSKKMEGVFKTAPERSELSSDINEQLVVEYYSK
- the rpsK gene encoding 30S ribosomal protein S11, translating into MAKANTAVRVRKKVRKSVSDGIVHVHASFNNTIITITDRQGNALSWATSGGAGFKGSRKSTPFAAQVAAEHAGKVAQEYGVKNLEVRIKGPGPGRESSVRALNALGFKVTSISDVTPVPHNGCRPPKKRRI
- the rpsM gene encoding 30S ribosomal protein S13 → MARIAGVNIPNHAHAVIGLQAIYGIGSTRAKLICASASVNPSSKIKDLTEAEMESLRVEVSKFTVEGDLRREITMSIKRLMDMGSYRGFRHRRGLPCRGQRTRTNARTRKGPRKPIAGKK
- the rpmJ gene encoding 50S ribosomal protein L36, whose protein sequence is MRVQPSVKKICRNCKIIRRNRVVRVICTDPRHKQKQG
- the infA gene encoding translation initiation factor IF-1, whose protein sequence is MAKEDTIQMQGEILENLPSATFKVKLENGHIVLGYISGKMRMHYIRILPGDKVTVEMTPYDLSRARIVFRAK
- the secY gene encoding preprotein translocase subunit SecY, with the protein product MANASLVGNASKFGDLKQRIFFLIGALIVYRIGAHVPVPGINPVELAKLFQSSQTGLLDMFNMFSGGALSRFSVFALGIMPYISASIILQLASEIVPTLKQLKKEGDAGRRKITQYTRYATLFLATFQSFGIAVMLFKQPELVLSGQTEFYVTTVVTLVTGTMFLMWLGEQITERGLGNGISLIICSGIAAGIPGSIGKTLTLASQGSLSILLAIALFAGVIAVTYLVVFVERGQRKVLVNYAKRQVGNRVMQGQSTHLPLKLNMAGVIPPIFASSIILFPATVLGWFGNTEGLGVLKSVADKLHPGQPLYVLLYAAAIVFFCYFYTALVFNPKETADNLKKSGAFIPGIRPGEQTSRYIEKIILRLTLIGAIYITLVCLLPEFLILKWNVPFYFGGTSLLIIVVVTMDFMAQVQSYVLSHQYDGLLKKANFKGASGR